A window of Polaribacter litorisediminis contains these coding sequences:
- a CDS encoding prohibitin family protein yields the protein MANNQMELKFPKGGVFLIILAVAAIILFSKSTVTIGPGEGGVLFETLGDGINTEKTYGEGFQIVAPWNRMIVLKVRQQSISDEMNVLSVNGLEVKVNGTIWYEPEFENLGSLVKTKGEDYERELLDPAINAAARSVVGRYTPEQLYSSKRDVIEQEILDEVQLVLKDQFLSVKRVLVEDVKLPSTIRIAIETKLKQEQESLEYEFRLTKAKKEAERQKIDAEGKAIANKILSASLTDKILQEKGIGATLELAKSPNSKVVVIGSGKDGLPIILGNQ from the coding sequence ATGGCAAATAATCAAATGGAATTAAAGTTTCCAAAAGGTGGGGTTTTTCTTATTATACTTGCTGTGGCAGCGATTATTCTTTTTTCAAAGTCTACAGTTACTATAGGACCAGGTGAAGGAGGAGTACTTTTTGAAACTTTAGGAGATGGTATTAATACAGAAAAAACGTACGGAGAAGGTTTTCAAATTGTAGCACCTTGGAATAGAATGATTGTACTAAAAGTACGTCAGCAATCAATATCTGATGAAATGAATGTGCTTTCTGTTAACGGGCTAGAAGTGAAGGTAAATGGTACAATTTGGTATGAACCAGAGTTTGAAAATTTGGGTTCTTTAGTAAAAACTAAAGGTGAAGATTATGAACGCGAATTGTTAGATCCGGCAATAAACGCAGCGGCCAGAAGTGTTGTGGGTCGTTACACACCAGAGCAATTATATTCAAGTAAAAGAGATGTAATTGAGCAAGAAATTTTAGATGAAGTACAGTTGGTTTTAAAAGATCAGTTTTTATCAGTAAAAAGAGTTTTGGTAGAGGATGTAAAATTACCAAGTACTATAAGAATCGCTATTGAAACAAAATTAAAACAAGAACAAGAATCTCTAGAATACGAATTTAGACTTACAAAAGCAAAAAAAGAGGCAGAAAGACAAAAAATTGATGCAGAAGGAAAAGCAATTGCAAACAAAATTTTAAGTGCTTCTTTAACGGACAAAATCTTACAAGAAAAAGGAATTGGTGCAACATTAGAGTTGGCGAAGTCTCCGAATAGTAAAGTAGTTGTTATTGGTTCTGGTAAAGACGGTTTACCAATTATATTAGGAAATCAGTAA
- a CDS encoding BatA domain-containing protein, producing the protein MQFKNPEVLYFLALLIIPILVHLFQLQKFLKIPFTNVAFLQKLVQQTRKSSRIKKWLILATRLLLFLAILLTFSQPYFSDKKTETNQHTFIYLDTSLSTNTEGEKGNLLQIAAQEIIENASKKDNYSLLTNSDFDAEITYDELKNKLLNVKNSSKKIDIKTVLLKINTLTKNKTNTLYKHILISDFQNTYTDEFTNVTPAISGIKLTASKKNNLSIDSVFINNTNTSKLTVNILVKNQGPAKTNIPIAIFNDEKLISRQSFSIDKNTQKIVSFTFQNQTKFFGKINLTYSDTFAFDNVFYFSLNSAKKINVLSIGKAAKFLSKIYTKEEFNLTQSSLQNVNYNAIAKQQIIILNELEEIPENIYKSLINFSEGGGTIVLIPNTKLELKSYNLFLNKIADAKIESKIVDTLKITTINFEHPLFKNVFSKKVTNFQYPMIKSYYPILSKNKSTIISFENNSSFISQIKESNGNIFWISSSLSKENSNFLNSPLIVPVFYNFGKLSFQHSKLYYYLDEINTIDVETDMNKDEILSIVNSKSSFIPPQQTFQNKVTISTKKNPSKAGFYHIIRKKDTLQTIAFNNPKEESMLSFLDINGLREVNGSSNFYASIEDFFTDLNEKNEVQWLWKWFLTLAIVSLLLEILILKFYKP; encoded by the coding sequence ATGCAGTTTAAAAACCCAGAAGTTTTATACTTTTTAGCCTTGCTAATTATCCCTATTTTAGTACACCTTTTTCAGCTACAAAAATTTTTAAAAATACCATTTACAAATGTTGCTTTTTTACAAAAACTAGTGCAACAAACTCGTAAAAGTTCGCGCATAAAAAAATGGTTAATTTTAGCCACAAGACTCTTATTATTTTTAGCGATACTTCTTACTTTTTCGCAACCTTATTTTAGTGATAAAAAGACAGAAACGAATCAACATACTTTTATCTATTTAGATACTTCTTTAAGTACAAATACCGAAGGAGAAAAAGGAAATTTACTACAAATAGCTGCACAAGAAATTATTGAAAATGCTTCTAAAAAAGATAACTATTCCTTACTAACGAATTCTGATTTTGATGCAGAAATTACGTATGATGAACTTAAAAACAAGCTACTAAACGTTAAAAATAGTTCTAAAAAAATCGATATAAAGACAGTTTTATTGAAAATAAACACGTTAACAAAAAATAAAACAAATACTTTATATAAACATATATTAATATCTGATTTTCAGAATACTTACACAGACGAGTTTACAAATGTAACACCCGCAATTTCAGGAATAAAACTAACGGCTAGTAAAAAAAATAATCTTTCTATAGACAGTGTTTTTATCAACAATACAAATACATCAAAGTTAACCGTAAACATTCTTGTAAAAAATCAAGGTCCGGCTAAAACCAATATCCCCATTGCTATTTTTAATGATGAAAAACTAATTAGCAGACAGTCCTTCTCTATTGATAAGAATACCCAAAAAATTGTTTCATTTACGTTTCAGAATCAAACAAAATTCTTTGGAAAAATAAACCTAACTTATAGCGATACTTTTGCTTTTGATAATGTCTTTTATTTCAGTTTAAATTCGGCTAAAAAAATAAACGTTTTAAGCATCGGAAAAGCAGCTAAATTCTTATCGAAAATTTACACTAAAGAAGAATTTAATCTCACACAATCATCCTTACAAAATGTTAATTATAATGCCATAGCAAAACAACAAATTATCATCTTAAATGAGTTAGAAGAAATACCAGAAAATATATATAAAAGTCTGATTAATTTTTCTGAAGGAGGAGGAACTATTGTACTCATTCCGAATACAAAATTAGAACTTAAATCTTATAATTTATTTCTAAATAAAATTGCCGATGCAAAAATTGAATCTAAAATTGTAGACACCTTAAAAATTACAACTATCAATTTTGAACATCCTTTATTTAAAAATGTGTTTTCTAAAAAAGTAACTAATTTTCAATACCCGATGATCAAGAGCTACTACCCTATTCTTTCTAAAAACAAGAGTACAATTATCTCCTTTGAAAATAATTCATCCTTTATAAGTCAAATTAAAGAGTCTAACGGCAATATTTTTTGGATATCGAGTTCCTTATCAAAAGAGAATAGTAACTTCTTAAATTCGCCTTTAATAGTGCCTGTTTTTTACAATTTTGGAAAATTAAGTTTTCAGCATTCCAAATTGTACTATTATTTAGATGAAATAAACACAATTGATGTTGAAACTGATATGAATAAAGATGAAATTTTATCCATTGTAAACTCAAAATCATCTTTTATTCCGCCACAACAAACGTTTCAAAATAAGGTAACTATCTCTACAAAAAAGAACCCCTCTAAGGCTGGATTTTATCATATTATAAGAAAAAAAGACACCTTACAAACTATTGCTTTTAACAATCCTAAAGAAGAAAGTATGCTTTCTTTTTTAGACATAAATGGCTTAAGGGAAGTAAATGGGTCTAGTAATTTTTATGCTTCTATTGAAGATTTTTTTACCGATTTAAACGAAAAAAATGAAGTTCAGTGGCTTTGGAAATGGTTTTTAACCTTGGCAATTGTATCTTTGCTTTTAGAAATTTTGATTTTAAAATTCTATAAACCATGA
- a CDS encoding S10 family peptidase, whose protein sequence is MKKTLFIIAILYHQLNIAQDHRIPLDTTVITTNSVVIKGKTVPYKATTGMQPVWNETGEIIASLYYTYYKRTDIKNDEQRPIVMSFNGGPGSASVWMHIAYTGPKVLKIDKEGFPIQPYGVKDNPNSILDVADIVYINPVNTGYSRPVVAKGKKLDKSKFFGINADVKYLAGWLNTFITRNNRWKSPKYIIGESYGGTRVMGLAAELQNSQWMYLNGVIMVSPADYKVLRTESSVDYSLNLPYFTAAAWYHKMLPEALQSKDLLEILPESEKYAINNLLPAIAKGGFISEDEKNSVAEKVAYYAGLSKKVILQNNLEVAPSFFWKELLRDKNGQTIGRLDSRYLGLDKREIGIQPDYNSELTSWLHSFTPAINYYIREELNFKTDVKYNLFGSVSPWDNTNNNVREGLRQAMAQNPYLKVLVQSGYYDGATTYFSAKYTMWKTDPSGKMKDRFFFKGYRSGHMMYLRAEDLEKANNDLRTFISNSLSKNSSAKY, encoded by the coding sequence ATGAAAAAAACACTTTTTATCATAGCAATCTTATATCATCAACTAAATATTGCTCAAGACCATAGAATCCCATTAGACACCACAGTTATCACTACAAATTCTGTTGTCATTAAAGGAAAAACTGTACCCTATAAAGCAACGACCGGTATGCAACCAGTTTGGAATGAGACGGGTGAAATTATTGCCTCCTTATATTATACCTATTACAAAAGAACTGATATTAAAAACGATGAACAAAGACCTATTGTCATGTCTTTTAACGGTGGTCCAGGATCAGCTTCTGTCTGGATGCATATTGCCTATACTGGCCCTAAAGTTCTAAAAATAGATAAAGAAGGGTTTCCTATACAGCCTTATGGCGTAAAAGACAATCCAAATTCTATTTTAGATGTAGCGGATATTGTTTATATAAATCCAGTAAATACAGGATACTCAAGACCTGTAGTCGCGAAAGGTAAAAAGCTTGACAAATCAAAATTCTTCGGAATTAACGCAGATGTTAAGTATTTGGCAGGTTGGTTAAATACCTTTATCACCCGAAATAACCGCTGGAAATCTCCAAAATATATTATAGGAGAAAGCTATGGCGGAACCCGTGTTATGGGTTTAGCGGCAGAATTACAAAATAGCCAGTGGATGTATTTAAATGGTGTTATTATGGTTTCGCCTGCAGACTATAAAGTTTTAAGAACAGAAAGCTCTGTAGATTATTCCTTAAACCTCCCCTATTTTACAGCTGCAGCATGGTATCACAAAATGCTACCCGAAGCACTGCAAAGTAAAGATTTATTAGAAATTTTACCTGAATCAGAAAAGTATGCCATCAATAATTTGTTGCCCGCGATTGCCAAAGGCGGATTTATTTCAGAGGATGAAAAAAATAGCGTTGCCGAAAAAGTAGCCTATTATGCTGGTTTAAGTAAAAAAGTGATTCTTCAAAATAATTTGGAAGTTGCACCAAGTTTCTTCTGGAAAGAACTTTTAAGAGACAAAAACGGACAAACTATTGGTAGATTAGATTCTAGATATTTAGGATTAGACAAACGTGAAATAGGTATACAACCTGATTATAATTCGGAGTTAACTTCTTGGTTGCATTCTTTTACCCCAGCCATCAATTATTATATTAGAGAAGAGTTAAACTTTAAAACCGATGTAAAATACAATCTTTTCGGGTCTGTTTCTCCTTGGGATAACACCAACAACAATGTACGAGAAGGTTTGCGACAAGCAATGGCTCAAAACCCCTATTTAAAGGTGCTCGTGCAATCGGGTTATTATGATGGTGCAACCACTTATTTTAGCGCAAAATATACCATGTGGAAAACAGATCCTAGCGGTAAAATGAAAGATCGTTTCTTTTTTAAAGGATACAGAAGCGGACATATGATGTATTTACGAGCTGAAGATTTAGAAAAAGCGAACAACGATTTAAGAACATTTATAAGCAACAGCTTGTCTAAAAACAGCTCTGCCAAATACTAA
- a CDS encoding alpha/beta hydrolase, which translates to MNNNLKYIVRKPLKEVANPPLLILLHGYGSNEKDLFSFAEELPKELLIISLQAPYEMGYGAYAWYAINFDDIQGKFSDLKQAKESVDKIASFIDEIKIKFNTNTSKTFLLGFSQGAILSYSLSFFYPNKVNYVIALSGYINTELLPNEISKNIETAYYCSHGAVDQVLPVDWARKSAPFLNNLGLQNVYSEYPVGHGVAPQNFYSFKSWIEKRL; encoded by the coding sequence ATGAATAATAATTTAAAGTATATCGTAAGAAAACCCTTAAAAGAAGTAGCCAATCCGCCTCTGCTAATATTACTGCACGGTTATGGAAGTAATGAAAAAGATTTATTTTCTTTTGCCGAAGAATTACCAAAAGAGTTGCTTATTATTAGTTTGCAAGCTCCATACGAAATGGGTTATGGTGCCTATGCTTGGTACGCTATTAATTTTGATGATATTCAGGGAAAATTTTCTGATTTAAAGCAAGCCAAAGAATCTGTTGATAAAATTGCCTCTTTTATAGATGAAATAAAAATAAAATTTAACACCAATACAAGTAAAACATTTTTATTAGGTTTTAGTCAAGGTGCTATTTTAAGTTATTCGTTAAGCTTCTTTTACCCTAACAAAGTAAATTACGTTATTGCTTTAAGTGGCTATATAAACACGGAATTATTACCAAACGAAATTTCTAAAAACATAGAAACGGCATATTATTGCTCGCACGGTGCTGTAGATCAAGTTTTACCTGTAGACTGGGCTAGGAAAAGTGCACCTTTTTTAAATAATTTAGGTTTACAAAATGTGTATTCTGAATATCCGGTAGGCCATGGAGTGGCTCCACAAAATTTTTATAGTTTTAAATCTTGGATTGAAAAACGATTATAA
- a CDS encoding dihydroorotase, which produces MSTLLKNATIIDATSPYHLQKKDILIRDGKIEKIEDFILEKAQDTIVNIDNLHVSCGWFDTSVSLGEPGFEERETIKNGLQVASKSGFTAIAVNANTDPVIDSKSDVAFLINQATNSATNLYPIAALTQKSEGVNMAELYDMQQAGAIAFGDYKKPIKNDNLMKVALLYAQNFDGLVLSFPKNNAIAGEGIANENVNSTKLGLKGIPALAEHIQIARDLFLLEYTGGKLHIPTISTSKSVDLIKDAKKNGLQVTCSVAVHHLVLTDDELHGFDSNFKTNPPLRTKEDIKALQKGVKNGVIDIITSDHDPIDIEHKKVEFSEAKDGIIGLESAFSALNTVLHVADFIDCLTVKPKAIFGIKNHTIKEGNIADLTLFNPTEEIIFTKKHILSTSKNSAFIDKKLKGVVYGIFANHQLILNA; this is translated from the coding sequence ATGAGTACCCTTCTTAAAAATGCAACGATTATAGATGCCACAAGTCCTTATCACCTTCAAAAAAAGGATATTTTAATTCGTGATGGAAAAATTGAAAAGATTGAAGATTTTATTCTTGAAAAAGCGCAAGATACTATTGTCAATATAGATAATTTACACGTCTCTTGCGGTTGGTTTGACACAAGTGTTTCTTTAGGTGAACCTGGTTTTGAAGAGCGAGAAACCATAAAAAATGGGTTACAAGTTGCTTCAAAAAGCGGGTTTACAGCTATTGCAGTAAATGCCAACACAGATCCTGTGATTGATTCTAAATCTGATGTTGCTTTTTTAATCAATCAAGCTACCAATAGTGCCACCAATTTATATCCTATCGCTGCTTTAACTCAAAAAAGTGAAGGTGTAAATATGGCTGAATTGTACGATATGCAACAAGCTGGCGCCATTGCTTTTGGAGATTACAAAAAACCTATTAAAAATGATAACCTAATGAAGGTGGCACTTTTATATGCACAAAACTTTGATGGTTTGGTTTTAAGTTTTCCCAAAAATAATGCAATTGCTGGTGAAGGCATTGCCAACGAAAATGTGAACAGTACAAAATTAGGACTTAAAGGAATCCCAGCTTTAGCGGAGCATATTCAAATAGCAAGAGATTTATTTTTATTAGAATATACAGGAGGCAAATTGCACATTCCCACAATTTCAACTTCAAAATCTGTCGATTTAATTAAGGATGCGAAGAAAAACGGATTGCAAGTAACCTGTAGCGTTGCCGTGCATCACTTGGTTTTAACCGATGATGAACTGCATGGATTTGATAGTAATTTTAAAACAAACCCACCTTTAAGAACAAAAGAAGACATAAAAGCGCTCCAAAAAGGTGTTAAAAATGGTGTTATCGATATCATTACTTCAGACCACGATCCTATAGATATAGAACATAAAAAAGTAGAATTTAGCGAAGCAAAAGATGGCATTATTGGTTTAGAAAGTGCTTTTAGCGCTCTCAATACTGTTTTACATGTAGCGGATTTCATCGACTGTTTAACTGTAAAACCAAAAGCTATTTTCGGAATTAAAAATCACACTATAAAAGAAGGAAATATTGCCGATCTTACTTTGTTCAATCCAACAGAAGAAATAATTTTTACCAAAAAACATATTTTATCCACTTCTAAAAACAGCGCTTTTATCGATAAAAAATTAAAGGGTGTCGTGTATGGTATTTTTGCAAATCATCAACTTATTTTAAACGCTTAA
- a CDS encoding ABC transporter ATP-binding protein: protein MIVTKNIHKYYGDVEVLKGLDLHIKKGEIIAIVGPSGAGKTTLLQILGTLDKPNKEEDFELLINNISLKNLSDKQLSEFRNNHIGFIFQFHQLLPEFTALENVCIPAFIAKKSKKEAEAKAKELLEFLGLSHRMNHKPNELSGGEQQRVAVARALINNPAVILADEPSGNLDSASAKNLHELFFKLRDEFGQTFVLVTHNELLANMADRKLTMKDGKII, encoded by the coding sequence ATGATTGTAACCAAAAATATCCATAAATATTATGGTGATGTTGAAGTTTTAAAAGGTCTTGACTTACATATTAAAAAAGGTGAAATTATTGCTATTGTTGGGCCTTCCGGCGCCGGAAAAACAACACTATTGCAAATTTTGGGTACCTTAGACAAACCGAACAAAGAAGAAGATTTTGAGTTATTAATCAACAATATTTCTTTAAAAAATCTTTCTGACAAACAACTTTCTGAGTTTAGAAATAACCATATCGGTTTTATTTTTCAATTCCACCAATTATTACCAGAATTTACAGCCTTAGAAAATGTATGTATTCCTGCTTTTATCGCAAAAAAATCAAAAAAAGAGGCAGAAGCCAAAGCCAAAGAATTATTAGAATTTTTAGGGTTGTCCCATAGAATGAATCATAAACCCAATGAACTTTCTGGCGGAGAACAACAAAGAGTAGCTGTTGCTAGGGCTTTAATTAATAATCCTGCAGTTATTTTAGCAGATGAACCTAGCGGGAATTTAGACAGTGCTTCTGCAAAAAATTTACACGAACTCTTTTTTAAATTACGAGATGAATTCGGACAAACCTTTGTTTTAGTAACACATAACGAACTTTTGGCAAATATGGCAGACAGAAAGTTAACTATGAAAGACGGAAAAATTATTTAA
- a CDS encoding CPBP family intramembrane glutamic endopeptidase yields the protein MKKTFFELISYLKNPILEKDSNTDFIYRIKKFGFILLICLLLGMAFTPIFSIIEALGLVNMEEHAMEDMMKMFSKPVIFLFAVIIAPIFEELIFRAPLTLFKDPKTFKIVFYVFAIIFGFIHISNFNITQNVLILTPILVAPQTILGGIFGFIRVRFGLGWSMGLHACYNGTLMLLTFSADLF from the coding sequence ATGAAAAAAACTTTTTTTGAACTGATTAGTTATCTTAAAAATCCTATTTTAGAGAAAGATTCGAATACAGATTTTATTTATCGAATTAAAAAATTTGGATTTATACTGTTAATTTGCCTGTTATTGGGAATGGCATTCACTCCAATATTTTCAATTATCGAAGCTTTGGGCTTGGTAAATATGGAAGAACATGCCATGGAAGATATGATGAAAATGTTTTCTAAACCCGTAATTTTTCTTTTTGCTGTAATCATAGCTCCTATTTTTGAAGAACTAATCTTTAGAGCACCTTTAACCTTATTTAAAGATCCTAAAACTTTTAAAATTGTATTTTATGTTTTTGCAATTATTTTCGGATTCATACATATTAGTAATTTTAATATTACACAAAATGTTTTAATATTAACGCCAATTTTAGTGGCTCCTCAAACAATTTTAGGAGGTATTTTTGGCTTTATAAGAGTTCGTTTTGGTTTGGGCTGGAGCATGGGTTTACATGCCTGTTATAACGGAACTTTAATGTTGCTTACTTTTTCTGCTGATTTATTTTAA
- a CDS encoding TIGR02757 family protein: MKKGEIKEFLDQKVILYNNPKFIESDPIQIPHLFSKKEDIEIAAFLTATISWGNRTMIIKNSYKMMELLDNSPHDFILNHQEQDLKTLDSFVHRTFNAIDFKQFIKSLQHIYQQHHGLEKAFVIKDNTKTYQTAIHQFKKYFFEVHHQQRTQKHVSDPLKNSAAKRINMFLRWMVRNDNAGVDFGIWKTHCASNLSCPLDVHSGNVARKLKLLLRKQNDWKALAELDTNLRKLDKNDPVKYDFALFGLGVFENF, translated from the coding sequence ATGAAAAAAGGAGAAATTAAAGAATTTTTAGACCAAAAAGTAATTTTATACAACAACCCTAAATTTATAGAATCTGATCCGATTCAAATTCCGCATTTGTTTTCTAAAAAAGAAGATATAGAAATTGCAGCTTTTTTAACAGCCACCATTTCTTGGGGAAACAGAACGATGATTATTAAAAATTCCTATAAAATGATGGAATTGCTAGACAATTCTCCGCACGATTTTATTTTAAATCATCAAGAGCAAGACTTAAAAACATTGGATAGTTTTGTGCATAGAACGTTTAACGCCATTGACTTTAAACAATTTATAAAATCTTTACAACATATTTATCAGCAGCATCATGGATTAGAAAAGGCTTTTGTCATAAAAGACAACACTAAAACATATCAAACTGCCATTCATCAATTTAAAAAGTATTTTTTTGAGGTTCATCATCAACAAAGAACTCAAAAACATGTGTCGGATCCCTTAAAAAATTCTGCTGCAAAACGCATTAATATGTTTTTACGTTGGATGGTAAGAAATGACAATGCTGGTGTAGATTTTGGAATCTGGAAAACACACTGTGCTTCAAATTTATCTTGTCCTTTAGATGTACATTCGGGCAATGTTGCTCGTAAATTAAAGTTATTGTTAAGAAAACAAAACGATTGGAAAGCACTAGCCGAATTAGATACAAACTTAAGAAAACTAGATAAAAACGATCCTGTAAAATATGATTTTGCTCTTTTTGGATTGGGAGTTTTCGAAAATTTTTAA
- the sucC gene encoding ADP-forming succinate--CoA ligase subunit beta: MNLHEYQGKEILNSFGVRIQRGIVASNHKEAVDAAKQLTAETGTGWHVIKAQVHAGGRGKGGGVKLAKNLKEVESIANEIIGMMLITPQTSAEGKKVNQVLICEDVYYPGDEEPDEYYMSVLLNRATGKNMIMYSTEGGMDIETVAEKTPHLIFTEEIDPLIGMMPFQARKIAFNLGLSGVAFKEMTKFVMNLYKAYIGSDSSMFEINPVLKTSDSKIMAVDAKVSLDENALYRHRDYAAMRDLREENPIEVEAKAAGLNYVDLDGNVGCMVNGAGLAMGTMDLIKESGGEPANFLDVGGTADAQRVETAFGIILKDENVKAILVNIFGGIVRCDRVAQGVVDAYKNMGDKINVPIICRLQGTNAKEAKELIDNSGMEIISATEFQEAADKVKEVLEAS; the protein is encoded by the coding sequence ATGAATTTACACGAATATCAAGGAAAAGAAATTTTAAATAGTTTTGGCGTTAGAATTCAAAGAGGAATTGTAGCCAGTAACCATAAAGAAGCTGTTGATGCTGCAAAACAGTTAACCGCAGAAACCGGAACTGGTTGGCACGTTATCAAAGCGCAAGTGCATGCTGGTGGACGTGGAAAAGGTGGAGGAGTTAAATTAGCCAAAAACTTAAAAGAGGTGGAAAGCATTGCCAATGAAATTATTGGAATGATGTTGATTACTCCGCAAACTTCTGCAGAAGGTAAAAAAGTGAATCAGGTTTTAATTTGCGAAGATGTATATTATCCTGGAGACGAAGAACCAGATGAATATTACATGTCTGTATTGTTAAATAGAGCAACGGGTAAAAATATGATTATGTATTCTACTGAAGGTGGAATGGATATTGAAACGGTGGCTGAAAAAACACCGCATTTAATTTTTACAGAAGAAATAGATCCTTTAATTGGGATGATGCCTTTTCAAGCTCGTAAAATAGCTTTTAATTTAGGATTGTCTGGTGTGGCTTTTAAAGAAATGACCAAATTTGTGATGAATTTATACAAAGCTTATATTGGTTCTGATTCTTCAATGTTTGAAATTAATCCTGTTTTAAAAACATCTGACTCTAAAATAATGGCGGTAGATGCCAAAGTTTCTTTAGATGAAAATGCATTGTATAGACATAGAGATTATGCTGCAATGCGCGATTTACGTGAAGAAAACCCAATTGAAGTGGAAGCAAAAGCTGCTGGTTTAAATTATGTAGATTTAGATGGTAATGTAGGTTGTATGGTGAACGGAGCCGGATTAGCGATGGGAACGATGGATTTAATTAAAGAATCTGGTGGAGAGCCTGCTAACTTTTTAGATGTTGGTGGTACTGCAGATGCACAAAGGGTGGAAACTGCTTTTGGTATCATCTTAAAAGATGAAAACGTAAAAGCAATTTTAGTCAATATTTTTGGAGGAATCGTTCGCTGTGATAGAGTTGCTCAAGGAGTTGTAGACGCTTATAAAAATATGGGAGACAAAATTAATGTTCCAATTATATGCAGATTACAAGGAACAAACGCTAAAGAAGCAAAAGAGTTAATTGATAATTCTGGAATGGAAATTATTTCAGCTACAGAATTTCAAGAAGCTGCAGATAAAGTAAAAGAAGTTTTAGAAGCATCATAG